The Chanos chanos chromosome 6, fChaCha1.1, whole genome shotgun sequence genome includes a region encoding these proteins:
- the tcta gene encoding T-cell leukemia translocation-altered gene protein homolog, whose translation MEEAWDFEFVSRVVDSLVSFLSEFVDDWLANDMRVTVFKILFSWLVFSLIAIHFAWKVYGSTVNDMYYRQGTGGQNGGTPDTAPHHGWDSASGDALKIHRD comes from the exons ATGGAGGAAGCTTGGGATTTCGAATTTGTGTCCCGTGTCGTTGACAGTTTAGTGTCATTCTTGTCAGAGTTTGTGGACGACTGGCTAGCCAACGATATGAGAGTAAcggtttttaaaatattatttagcTGGCTCGTATTTAGTCTTATTGCTATTCACTTTGCCTGGAAAGTGTACGGCAGCACAGTCAACGATATGTACTACAGACAAG GCACCGGTGGACAAAACGGTGGTACTCCGGACACGGCACCTCATCATGGCTG GGATAGTGCGTCGGGGGATGCCCTGAAGATTCACCGTGACTAA